The following DNA comes from Mustela nigripes isolate SB6536 chromosome 15, MUSNIG.SB6536, whole genome shotgun sequence.
GACTCTTAAGATGAACCTTATTACTGCCATGATCACCTCTAGGAGTCTGGTCATACACTATTCCTGGATTGTCATTTGAgaagtttatttatataaactttttttttaaaaaaaacattgttaatagtaatttttttttaaacaactgtaaAGGTTAGGAGAGGGTAGGAGGAAAAATTAGATGTTTCTGATCTGTACTTACAGGCCTCTTAAAGTGTCATCATTAAGTATTAATGATTTTGACACTTTCTTCCAAGCAGATGAACTAAATCCTCTCCTACAAAAGGTTGGATGGAATATTGatacataaaatagttaaaattgtatttgttaattaaatctTTATTGTGTGGCagaaaatgatttattattttatgagatCCTTGAACTTACCTCCAAAGAATACAGTTACAAATCTTTGTTGAACAGTTGaatttttctgaagtattttgtttttaattaatatgaacagttctaattattttaattacatctgattttactcatatatttCATCTTTTGTCATAGAATCTGAAATAGGAAATCGTTCAGTGATGTAATTAGATCTAAAATATAATGaggtttaaaaattatatttgcagATTCTTTTGCCTAAAGCCTACATTATTACAGTTCagaaatacatatatgcacattgttaaatttgcattttctaaaatacGAGTTACTACTTTACATTAGttgggataaaaataaaacacacatccTCCAGGCCATTTGCACAAGACTTGGGCTCCTTTTTGTGGGACAGGGATTTGGTGTTTCCCTGCTGTCTGTGGGTAGCAGGGCAGTTGGCACAGTTCCCCTGCTGCTTTCTCtagttctgttttctctcttttcctaagGGTAGATCCATATCCATATAATAGGAGGAGTTTAACCTAAAAGTTGGGGAGGTAAATGCAAATGGAGCTTGGCTTGAAATCTCTTGTGACTCTCACTCCAGTTCTATTAACTCATCCTACCCagtttttttatggttgagtcaGTACCTAACTTGATCCTCTCATCTCTGAGCATCATCTTTGACATGCCAGGCATTGTAGGTAGGAAGAAACCTGAAACAAAATCTATTACCAAACTAGGAATAAAGTTCTACCCTCAACTAAAGGGCTTCGGTATGAGCTAAGCTGGAATTTTTGGTAGGAGAGACCTGTGACTTTTAGGGAACACTAGAGTCTAGGGGacccagagaagaaaattaacTAGAAAAGGATGAGGGAGCATATGCTTTATTTTGTTGAATCCAAAATACCATGATTTGTAAGTTGCACCAGGTTTTAAATAAGCCATTAAGAAAGAAATGCTGCATATTTAACACTTCTGTGTTTAACTCACACAAAGAAGGCAGGAAGTTCATGAATTTGCATAGTCTAGTGATAAAAAGGAGAATGTTTTAGTAACTAGACTCAGAAGatatcttgggggcacctgggtggctcagtcagttgggcatctgcttttggctcaggtcatgatcccaaactcttgggatcaagtcccgtgtccggctcactgctcagcaggaagtctgcttctctttctcctctctttctgtgtgtgctctctatctagctctcactctttctcaaataaaatgaagatatctTGAAAAGGTATCACATGAGACCAGGAGAATTAAATACTAGTACTTACAGAGTCATGCGGTTGCCTAAGCCCTGCATATCCAGCTGTGAGAACAGATCTCTAGTTTCATTGTAGATTATTGATTCAGAGACACACTCTTCACATATTAACATTTGAAATGGGAGTACATCTAAGAATTGATGGCATAGTAGAGTTTAGTTGGCAGTTTTTTTTCCTAGTGGTATATACTATAATCAGTGGTATCTTAGATCAGTTAAGTagatatgataaaaataaaaagggggggtAGCATTATAGACAGTTTTGCGGGACTTTATTTATAggcacttaaattttaaaaagttgattattCCTCTAACATGATTGGCAAGAGATAACTTATTAATTATTCCTTATCAGTCGGAGTGGTCTGCATTTTGGACATTGACTCAGGTTCATCTCAGCTGAATAAATTTTGATAAGCTAAATAAGTTTGACAGCTATTTAAATATTGGGAAAAGAGATActtgacatttttcttaaatCCTGAGACCTTTGTTAAATTTGGTTATTTGAGGCCCATCATTACATTCTGTGTTCTGGTTTGATATGTTACTGTAATGGTAAAGTGTATTTTTGAAATTGTGAATTCTTAAAGTTTATAGTAAATCAGCCactatgttgtattttctttattttaggtaCAAATTAAACTTTCTAagtaaaagttttactttgaTGGACCCCTCTGCTTCTGGAGATAACAGTGAAATAGGCCAAATGATTAGCATATTgaggttttttaaagtttatttcaatGTCTTGTGTTTGTTACTTTGTTTCCAATATTACTTATATAACAGAAGTAATTCATTTAGGCACTAGATGcccaagaaaattataaaaggtcTGGATTCTTCCCTGTGATTTTTACAGAATAGTTGTTATCAAGAGATCTTTAAGCCAAAACAGCATTGTGGCTTACAGAGCAATTTTTGTTTAATGGTTTTGTGTTAGAGCCTGATGGCTCCAACTGTCACTGATACCATTTTGAGAAGAGTTTACTGTTACATACTTAACAGAGTGCGTTCTCCATTTCTAATTAAGGCATACATCTGGAGGTTTTCAAGAAAAATTAGTGCAGTTAGCCTTGAAAGTGTTATATGGGACTTCCTTACTTCAGACCATCTTTTTTATAACCAGGCACAGGGCATTACATTTGCTTGACTTCACTTGCCTTTCTCTCCCACAGAGTGTCTCCCGTATTCATGTTGCACTTTGTGGAAGGCTTGCCACATAATGACTTGCAGCactattcatttcattttgaaggCTGTCTTTATCAAATAACTTCAGTAATTCAGTACCAGgcaaataatcattttataacaTGGATCTTAGAGGCGGATGGTAAGTATTtaaacctttttcttttgtgataatAGGCATGGGGGCCAAACCCccgataatttttttttttaaaggcaaacttTCCTTTGACTCTTTTTCTCCTCCGACTTATTGCCCTTGTCTTtaattctttctccccctcctctcctctgtcaCTATGGTTTAGAATCACTTCTGTCTTTCCTTTGTATATGTATGGGTGTACATATGCATATTTCTTTTCTAGACAGAAAAAGTGATCATACAATGCTGTTGGTTTACAGTTTGCTTTTTCCCACTTAGTATGTTTGCTTTTACTCTGTGAGTAATACATGTTCAGTATAGAAAAATGAATGgtggtgattttgattttttttaggtAAATGACCATGTGATTCTAAAAAGAAAGTGCAACATACTGAAAGTTTTtaattgagaaagaacaaaaacaaatttgcTTAGTTTGCAGttgttaataatataaataaaagtaaacgttcactgggtgcctggctggctcactcattagagcatgtgactgttgatctcagggtcatgagttcaagtcccacattgggcatggagcttccttaaaaaggaaaaaatactgaaaaaaagaaaacatctgtttCTAGGACTATGAAATAGAATATCTGAaatccataatttatttatccaagaTAAAGCCTTTATTTATAAACGTTTCAGTAGAAGGCTAAATAGTACAACTCATAATTTTTGCTAAGTTTTTCCTTCCACTTAGCTAATATGATTTAATAttgagtttgtttttcttaaaatgttcacTTTGTCTTAAACAAGATCACTCAGTCCCATAAAGAGTTATATCAGGCTGTTGATAAGAGGtctctttgatatttttctttttcttttttctgttttttggacaCTTTTCATACTTGATATTTTCATCTTGGGGATAATTGGGGTAGATGACAAAATAATGTGTTATAAAAGCACCTTGCAAACTGAAACTCCCGTTATAAATACTATCTCTTAAAGTTTTACCCTACTTCAGAATTTGGGGGGAAGTGGTTCTCAATAAcataagcaaaaactaaaaaagtaacttaatttaattttttactgcATTCCAGGGATTCTCAAATCCTCTTCAGGTAGGTTAAATGGTTATATGGTTCCCCTCCCtgacaacatataaaaatcatggTCACTTTATAAAAAATGCCTTGGCTCTCTCCTGTCATTGAATCAGTGTCTGGGGATTAGGCCCAGCTGTGACTCAAATAATTCTAATGTGCATGTGTGGTGGTGAACCACTAAAGTAAGCAAACAAAAgactcaaagttttaatgggtttAGAAGAGGAAATAGTAGGTTTGTGTGGTTTGTAAAGGTGTATCCATATAAATTTAGTGAATTTAGTGAATGGTTTTTTGAGGGGGGTTTTGTGTGTAGGTCAACCTCTTCCTTTATAATCCATCACTTCATATTCAGtggacaaatgagaaaacagaagctcagaaaTAAACACCTAAAAACCTCTAAGTTttcttttaaccaaaaaaaaaaaaaaagaataattgaattaaaataagaattgaaaCATATGTGAGTACTTGAGGGTAACAAGCTTCATTTATCTTGAAATGCCTATATATGGAAAAATTTAATCCATTTTCTAATGTTGGATAAATTGGGTGATATACTGTATTCTAAGTAACAAAAGCTAAATAGACTTCTGTCCTGATTTTCGTGGTTAttttaggaaaaagtaaaaactatCTGTTTTTCAAATTATGGATGTTAGTCTATAACTTTTATTAGCCACATAAGGACTTTAACCTTGGCAGAGAAAAATGGTGACATAAAAATAAGGCCTTGTTCTCGAGTGTTCTCCTTTGGTGGATATTCAGGGATATAGCAGATAAAATGGCTAGAAAAAAGCGAACCTCGGCTGGTGGGTTTTGAAAGTCTAACCTCATTTACTGAACTTTCCTTATCCCCAGGAAGTTGGCTGGAGTGCGATGACCTAAAAGGCCTACGTTCTGAAAGGCGTGAGAAATTTGAAGTTAGTGCTTCAGAGGTACATATTgttatttgggaaagaaaaacatcCCCAATGACAGATAAGGTGTCTGCCTGCCCTCCACTTAAAAAGACTAATGATGAGCCTCCTTGTGGTGATGAGAAGCCAGCCTCTCCAACTCGGTGTTCTGTGAGCGATGCTGCCTCTGCTGAACCATTCTCAAGGACTCTCCCCACTGGTGTGGCAGTTGGACCTAGCACACACTCACAGGGTGAAGCTGTAGCTCTAGCTCATGGGCATCATTTACTTTCAGGTCCAGAAAGTTTGGTTGACAGTAGTATTTTATCTTTGACACTTGAAGAAATAAAGGTTAACTCTGATGAACGTTTCCTCTTAGAAAATAAACCTGTGGCTGAAAATGCAGGAGTTGGCAAAACCGATATTTTGCAATCACAAGAGTTACTAATGGCTTCTTTAGTATCAGCTCCATGTGTTGAAAAGCTTACTCAAGACCGATTCGTGGATTTAAGCTTGCCATCTCCAGTTGTAGGTGCAAACATGCAGTTGGCACAGCCGAATACAGAAGACACTGTAATTATTAAGTCTGTGAATACTGTTCATGCTACTGACTCTATAGGTGGAGTAAAGCCGGTAGAAGTTGAGGGTACAGTTGCCCTAAAGAAGGATACTCCATTAAAACACTTTGTTTCACCCAAAACTGAGAAGTTAAAACCAGAACAAGCTGTTACAGCTCAGGTATctgattggaaaaaaaatgaaactgtggcATCTTCTCAAACCATAACAGCGAAATCAGGACAAAATCCATCACTGAAAGAAACTCAGAAGAAACCATTTGTAGGAAGTTGGGTTAAAGGCTTATTAAGTAGGGGTGCTTCTTTTATGCCACCTTGTGTTTCAGCTCATAATAGAAACACTGTAACTGATTTGCAGCCTTCAGTTAAGGGGGCAAGTAATTTTGGTGGCTTTAAAACGAAAGGCATAAACCAAAAGGCTAACCGGCCATCCAAGAAAGCCAATAGGTGTGCAGATAAGCCACCTACAGTTAGTAACCCTCCACCAGGCCATCCATTGTCTGGTAGCACGACTTCTCGTGTATGTACTGATGTTATTGCTGATACAGATGCTTTGAAGAAATGTGAAAATACCTCCTATGGAGCTCACCGTAGTCATGATTCTTGCGTGAAAGAAAATGGTGTTTCTTCTGCAAAACATGGAGACTCAGTTGAGGGTCAGATTCATAAACTTCGtctaaaacttcttaaaaaacttaaagccaaaaagaagaaattagctGCTCTTATGTCTTCCCCTCAAAAAGGAACACCTCCAAGTGAAAATTTAGAACATGTGTCCCACTGTGGGTCTCCAAACGATTGTGAATCAATAGAAGACTTGCTAAAAGAACTACAGTATCAAATTGATACTGCTGATAATAAATCTGGGTGCACAGTTCCATACAGTAGtcaaaatcatgaagaaattttAGCAGAATTATTGTCTCCTACAACTGTTGTCTCAACAGAGCGCTCGGTAAATGGGGAGGCTGACTTTAGGTATTTAGAAATGGGAGTTGACCACATCCCAGCACCAGTGTCTgctgaattaaatgaaattccCCAAAACACACATCTGCGACAGGACCATAATTACTGTAGCCCCACCAAGAAAAATCTGTGTGAAGTTCAGCCAGATTCACTGACAAATAATGTCTGCATTAGGACTTTGAATTTGGAAAGTTCCATGAAGACTGATATTTTTGATGAGTTTTTTTCCACTTCAACATTAAATTCCTTAgcaaatgacacattagacctaCCTTATTTTGATGAATATCTCTTTGAGAATTGTTGAGTGCATGTTCTTTTTAGTTTAGTATTTATTACTGTTCTTGGAAAAACTATGTTAGTATAGTGTTGACACACTGGCCTTGTCATGAATAAAATGTAAGCTACCAAAGGTTTTACCTTTGCTTCTACTCACAAAGCATGTAATCTgttatacaaattaaaatgatcaAGAATTGGTTTTCCTTGTTTACTTCATTATGTATTATAGGAGAAGGAGGATTTCATAATGTTAAACATGAAAACTAGTGTTTAGTTTCTGGCATTTTTTATAGCTGGGTACATtaaatttctacattttaatttagGTTACACTGGTTCAAGAAAAATAATCGTTTGTACAAACTTAAGTCATTGTATGTGGGATATAGAATGGGTGACTGTTTGGTAATGGTTGTGTGATCATTTTAGATCCTAAGACTGTTTGCTACACCAGTTGAATGCTGTGGAATGTAAACCGCCCCCTGTAGAGAATACAACTTCTCTATTTAGAAAAGATGGTAGGAAACCTTGTTACTAGAACTCCAAGTAATGTTACATGATTAATAAGTGATCTCTAACAGGAAAATAATCCATGTTTGTGTTGATAAGCAAAGAGTTCACATTATCATAAATACCCTCTTTCTCCCAGCACATGTATTTCTGTAAGCAAAGTGGGACACTATCCAGAAGTTCTGTATTGGGAGAAAATAATAACCAGGTGCTTAACTAGGCTTGCTATATGTTGGGTTCTGTTTTGTATGAAACACTAATTCAAACCCCAACATGTCTATGAGTGAGACCCTTTTTATCACATTTAACAGATAAAGAGCACAGAGCTTAGTAAATTGTACAGCTGGGATTGAGGAGTGTGGTTACCACAGTGCTTAGAAGCATGTGTTCCACCTGTCAGTTTTCATTAAAAGTTTGGATGCTTAAACAGCACTGCTGCTGTAGCGATTTGAGTTAGTAGTAATGGTTGCTAAGGTTTAAAGGGTGGTAGTCAGGATAGCATACTTTGCCAGGGACTCAGCACTTCATGATTGATTTGTCCAATTTACTCCCAACACACCACCCCCCTGTTAACCCCTTGTTTTCTGATTCCCAAGTACTGGGCAAATACAGGAAAATAGGAAGATTTTGGATCATCCCTCTTAACATTTTAGTGGTAATAACTACTATagaccttttcatttttttaatacatgtagACTTCTAAAAAATTCTGTTGTACCTATTTGTACgatcttttttaatgtttcatgagCATTTTTCCATCTTACAGTTTTGACAGCTTTTGGATAGCTATGTTATATTACGTTGTATGAATTATCATTGTTTCACCAGTCTTTAGATTTTGAGGTGGTTTGTACCGTTTTATTAATTGTGCCACAGCAATGATTAAGTTTTTGCACAGACCCAGGTCTTATTTTGggggagtggaattgctgtgtcCCAAGATAagcattttaaagtcttttaatgATTGCACGATTGGCTTTTATAAACCCTCACCACCAAATAGTAGCATCGGGGGTGAAAAAAAACCTTGgctgtttttatttacattttcatgatTACTAGTGATTTTGAATATAACTTTGATAAAGTTATATGTTTGTATAACTATCTATATAACTTTATTGGCCAGTTGTGTTTCTCTGAAGACTTGCTTGTTCATCCTTGGTATTAATCATTTAAGTATTTGTATGTTTCTGGTAAATACCAAGCAGTGTTATAAACCTCAGAGATCAAGTAGTAAAAAAATATCTTTGCTGTTGGAGGAACTTGTCTTCTAAACCAggaaatacaggggcacctggatggctcagtgggttaaagcctctgcctttggctctggtcatgatcccagggtcctgggatcaagccccacatcaggctttctgctcagcagggacactgcttcctcctccctctctctgcctgcctctctgcctacttgtgatctctgtcaaataaataaaatcttaaaaaaaaaaaaaaaaacaggaaatacaTGATGTTAAGTGGTCCTAGATACTGTTGATTCTTACTTGTGGCAGTTCTGTAGTTTCCAAGAGCattccatgaacatgaaatactGAACCATTGCTCCTAGGGGAAATAGAAGGTTAGGTTCCTGGTAGAGCCTCTGTTCATAACACTATTGTCAGCTGATCAACACAAACCTTGTTTGTGACTTTCTGTTTAAAGATACCTTATGTAATACATACTGTTGGTTCATTCCCATTGGATATTAAGGCCAACAGCACTATAACTCATGCCCAAACgaagcttatctaacacatgAGTTTTTTTCTGTAAGGCACGTGACAACTTTCTTGTGCTAAGAAACACCAGACGGCACTTAACACTATACTTGGGGGGGGCACTTTAAACCATGAAatcaacaaaaagcacaaaaaagcaaaaaaatgtgGCACTAGATATGCcgtaataaaaacacatttacagtatGAGAGCTGAATTGTAGAGGTGTACTCTACAAGTTGGGTGACTGGGGGTGTCCATAATGACCACAAAAAGCagtgtgttaatttttttaaaaagatactttgaagggggggcgcctgggtggctcagtgggttaagccgctgccttcagctcaggtcatgatctcaagagtcctgggatcgagccccacatcgggctctctgctcagcagggagcctgcttccctctctctctctcttgccagcctctctacctacctgtgatctctctctgtcaaataaaatctttaaaaaaaaaaaaaaaagacacttttaagGAAGGTTGAGAAGCAGAGTCTCAAGGAGACTTcatgctgagggtggagcctgacatggggttgaTCACAATGTGGGGACcgggacctgagccaagaccaagagtctgaagtccaactgtgccacccaggtgcccccgtaagTGTTGATTTTTAAGGTACCAAATAAATCTTAGCAACTAGGCAAAATCACAGATACAGAATCTGAATAATGAGGATTGACTAGATGACGTCAGCACTGAATACTATGGAGGAAAACAGCAGAGGAGAGAACTTTTAGACTGAAGGCCCTTCAGAAATTTCTAGGAGGTGGGTGTCATGTGAACAGGGGCTTAAGTGAAGATGGGGAGTTGGCCATGTGACTggaggaagggcattccaggaagAACAGAAGATCCTGAAGAGGGAGAATCCTTAGCAAGATTGAGGACAGGGAAAAGGCTTGTATGGTTGTACagaatgagaaagggaaagaacatgAGATTAAGGAGGTTGGCAGAAGCCGGGCTTTGTATAGTTTTGTGGGCCATAGTGAAGACCTTGTCTATGCTTGAGAGTAATGGAAGCTACTGAAAGTTTTCAGGTAAGGACATGACAAGATCTATTCTGAATTTCGAAAGGATCACTGAAGTTTGGAGAATGACTATGACCAGTGGGAATGAAGCAGTAGTCATCTTACAGCCTCCCAGAGTTGAGGGTGATACCTGTGGAGGTGTTAAAGTAGCTGGATTACTGTTGCATTTCAAAAGTAGAGCCGGCAGGATATGTTGGGTTGGATAGGAGGCAGAAAGGGGAATCTCAGGTTTTGTTGCCTCAGTAGATGGGTCATGCCGTTTGCTGAGACGGGATAGacttgggagggaaaaaatggaaagcattCTATTCATTCAATTTTGGATATGTAAGATACCTATCCTATTAGACTTCCAAGAGGAGACAATTTAATAGGAAGATGGACCTGCAACTCTGGGGCTGAGGAGAGGTGCACACTAGAGGTTCTCATTTAGGAATTGTGAAGGCACGAATGGTATTTAATGTCACAGTAAAGGATGGGGTCATTTAGGGAGTTAAAATAGCTCTGGGGAACAAGAGGGACCATGGGAGGAAGACCAGATGAGTGCGGTGTCCTGGAAATCAAGGGAAGAAAGCCTTTTTTAAGGAGGGAATGATAAGTTTGTCAGATGCTGCTGAGAATGGCGGGACTGAGAATTGACCCATTGGCTTTGGTAATTGGAAAGTGCTTGGTAACTTGGTAAGGACAGTTCAGTGGAGCTGAGACAAGAGAGAAGGGATGGTGAGAAAGTGCAGACAGAGACCTACCCCTTTGAAACCTTTACCTGGTTCCTGGTGAGGGAGTGTGGGAACAAGGTTTTTGTTATTGTGTTTAAGATGGGAAATGTcataatatgtgtatgtgtggacCTGAATCTCCTATGAATGTTGTAGATGAGAGGAAGGACAGTTGCAGGAGTAAATTTCTCCAGGGCTGAGTGCCAGTATATAAGAGGAGGTGTGACCAAAGGAGCTAGAAGAGTTAATAGATGTTAATACTGGGGAAGACAGTATATGGATACAGATATTAGGAGATGTGATTAGAAAGTGAggtcacattttaattttctcagagaCATAATAAGATTACCAGCTGAGAAGTAGGGGAGGAGTTGAAAATTGAGGAGAGGTTAGAATTTTCAGTCTTGAGAGCTAATTGACAGGGACATTGCATAGCTTGCTAGCCTGTGCTGAGAATCCACCAGAGGTCCGTGGCCATAAATTTAACTGAGATgagttaaaaagttttttttttttctccgaTCATATTTGCTGCTCAGGACAGAAAGAGTAGATGAGAAGTTGGATTCATCCAAGGTTAGAGGTATTGCCAAGCAaatgggacagaagagaaaaggaattaagGTTGTATGAAAGGAAAATGATGATAGTGATGTATGAGGAAGGATGTAGGGACATAAGACAGGTGATGAGCATTTAAGAAGTGGTGGCAGATCTCAGTGGATTATAAATGGATTCAAAGAATGCCAGTGTGGGATTGGTAGAGCAAGTAAGCTGGTTTGAAAGTAGGGAACAGTGATGACAAGGTCTAAAGTATAACAAGGGAAGTACATGGCCAAGGTTGGGTGAGAAtttcatgaaaagaaatcaagagcccaggggtgcctgggtggctcagtcagttaagtgtctgccttcagctcagtcctgGAATTGGGTCCCATATccaggctttctgctaagcaaagagcctgcttctccctctccatcttgctctctgtcagagaaatacaaataaagtcttaaaaaacaaaaaacaaaacaaacgaaaaaaccACAAGAAATCAAGATGCCAGAAGGATGTATGGATTGTCTTTGTGGAAGGCAAAATCATTTAAATGGCAGCAGGAGTCCTGGTGGAAAGAAATCAACAGTAAGCCAGGAGCTAAAATCCTGAGAATGAGCGATGGCAGCGAAATGAGCCAA
Coding sequences within:
- the USPL1 gene encoding SUMO-specific isopeptidase USPL1 isoform X2; the protein is MMDSPKIGNGLPVIGPGTDIGISSLHMNYDSAKVPSDGYCPACREKGKLKALKTYRISFQESIFLCEDLQCIYPLGSKSLSNLISPDLEDCHTTNKPQKRKFLETNCQNSPPLANTKKTKNHVVGEQVLNSKHDGEAYDETPSHLPDLPHSGLPNPVRTADSFEQNEILEAGIDMAAEEYPATVDVSETGGISPQNEGCASELEMALESKCTSLCQSLCVQWKNANALCWLDCILSALVHLEGLKNTVTGLCSNANSVFWQLFMKYDQANKLLHTNQLDGIKDGDCKKLTSEILAKIESCLNEVRDEIFIRLQPQLRCTLGDTESPVFALPLLLKMEPVIEKLFMYSFSWNFECSQCGHKYQNRHMKNLVTFTNVIPEWHPLNAAHFGPCNICSNKSQIRKMVLEKVSPVFMLHFVEGLPHNDLQHYSFHFEGCLYQITSVIQYQANNHFITWILEADGILKSSSGSWLECDDLKGLRSERREKFEVSASEVHIVIWERKTSPMTDKVSACPPLKKTNDEPPCGDEKPASPTRCSVSDAASAEPFSRTLPTGVAVGPSTHSQGEAVALAHGHHLLSGPESLVDSSILSLTLEEIKVNSDERFLLENKPVAENAGVGKTDILQSQELLMASLVSAPCVEKLTQDRFVDLSLPSPVVGANMQLAQPNTEDTVIIKSVNTVHATDSIGGVKPVEVEGTVALKKDTPLKHFVSPKTEKLKPEQAVTAQVSDWKKNETVASSQTITAKSGQNPSLKETQKKPFVGSWVKGLLSRGASFMPPCVSAHNRNTVTDLQPSVKGASNFGGFKTKGINQKANRPSKKANRCADKPPTVSNPPPGHPLSGSTTSRVCTDVIADTDALKKCENTSYGAHRSHDSCVKENGVSSAKHGDSVEGQIHKLRLKLLKKLKAKKKKLAALMSSPQKGTPPSENLEHVSHCGSPNDCESIEDLLKELQYQIDTADNKSGCTVPYSSQNHEEILAELLSPTTVVSTERSVNGEADFRYLEMGVDHIPAPVSAELNEIPQNTHLRQDHNYCSPTKKNLCEVQPDSLTNNVCIRTLNLESSMKTDIFDEFFSTSTLNSLANDTLDLPYFDEYLFENC